From Acipenser ruthenus chromosome 2, fAciRut3.2 maternal haplotype, whole genome shotgun sequence, a single genomic window includes:
- the LOC117403708 gene encoding secretory carrier-associated membrane protein 1-like — translation MSDFDSNPFADPDMSNPFQDPSVTQVTRSAPPGLEEYNPFTDGRTAAPVPPAASKVPPATNTQPAIMKPTEEPPAYTQHAQDQALAQAELLKRQEELEKKAAELDRREREMQSLNQQGGRKNNWPPLPEKLPVGPCFYHDIAIDIPVEFQKTVKIMYYLWMFHTGTLFVNVFGCLAWFCVDAARGVDFGLAILWFMLFTPCSFVCWYRPLYAAFRSDSSFRFFVFFFVYICQFGVHVLQTIGITGWGNCGWISALTGLNTSVPVGIIMLLIAALFTASAVISLIMFKKVHGLYRTTGASFEKAQQEFATGVMANKTVQTAAANAASGAARTAFKGEQI, via the exons ATGTCAGATTTCGACAGCAACCCGTTTGCAGATCCAGACATGAGTAATCCTTTTCAG gaTCCCTCAGTGACACAGGTAACACGCAGTGCTCCCCCCGGACTGGAAGAATATAACCCTTTCACAGATGGAAGAACA GCGGCCCCAGTCCCCCCAGCTGCCTCAAAAGTGCCTCCAGCCACTAACACACAGCCGGCCATCATGAAGCCCACAGAAGAGCCTCCAGCCTACACACAGCATGCACAG GATCAAGCTCTGGCTCAGGCTGAGCTCCTGAAGCGCCAGGAGGAGCTGGAGAAGAAGGCAGCAGAGCTGGACCGGCGGGAGCGAGAGATGCAGAGCCTCAACCAGCAGGGTG gCAGGAAAAACAACTGGCCACCTCTTCCAGAGAAGCTCCCTGTGGGGCCGTGCTTTTACCATGACATAGCGATAGATATACCTGTAGAGTTTCAGAAGACCGTGAAGATTATGTACTATCTATGGATGT TCCACACGGGGACGCTGTTTGTGAATGTTTTCGGGTGTCTGGCCTGGTTTTGTGTCGATGCTGCAAGAGGAGTTGACTTTGGATTGGCGATACTCTGGTTCATGCTCTTTACTCCATGCTCCTTCGTCTGCTGGTACAGACCCCTGTATGCGGCATTCAG GAGTGACAGCTCTTTCAGGTTCTTTGTCTTCTTCTTTGTATATATCTGTCAGTTCGGTGTACATGTGCTACAGACTATTGGCATAACAGGATGGGGTAACTG tgGCTGGATTTCTGCGCTCACAGGTCTTAACACCAGTGTTCCAGTTGGTATAATCATGCTCCTGATAGCAGCTCTGTTCACAGCCTCTGCGGTTATTTCATTAATCATGTTTAAAAAG GTACACGGACTTTACCGAACCACAGGAGCCAGCTTTGAGAAAGCGCAGCAGGAGTTTGCTACTGGAGTCATGGCAAACAAAACTGTACAGACTGCAGCGGCAAATGCAGCCTCTGGAGCAGCACGCACCGCTTTCAAGGGAGAGCAGATCTGA